In Desulfuromonadales bacterium, a single window of DNA contains:
- a CDS encoding SpoIIE family protein phosphatase, which produces MKLRGKLLILLLVIALVPLLLSALLHQVTMRRLGTNLTTDARKVLEERAYQFLQGRVNDFGVALRRNQETLRLALEFQAREIEWRLAAEKPRSIPGFHREQAIILIRDADPQAAAGDVARLSSLPETYRRIQHILPSLLYRQHTALESGVYSSYPWQANYPFDQDPRKQPWYFQARAREGLSREVVADAMTGKPLLTISLPVHHPDGSFAGVTAIDVAYDSLFADWRRPERWAGQAESLVVTLHRTEDHQAGIEILLRESLPGTDEDWKIPPTREFLDSASREELAALQSDVRAGRAGIRKMDWHGRAALMAYSPGMAGEPFPLVIVPVELLLAPVEQAEAYFGEQIRKGLALYAYLLLAVVVWVVVTAFFRAGSVTRPVASLAEAADRLAKEDFKTKVDIRTGDELQALGETFNRMGDQLKERLEMKRSLSLAREIQQMLLPLGPPRLPGFEIAGQTLYCDETGGDYFDFIDLGPGRLGLAVGDVTGHGVGAALLMATARGVLRSQAARSGLTMAQLFGDLNRHLAENTADTLFMTLFYGIIDSENRTFHWISAGHGPVFQFSRQSGQFVELPSTGIPLGIMAEAAFEAGGSRVLQRGDILLVGTDGVWETEGPAGELFGIARLQQAVAGAAGGTAEEILVAVMAAVANFRGEPSPKDDLTLIVVKC; this is translated from the coding sequence ATGAAACTCCGCGGGAAGCTCCTGATTCTCTTGCTGGTCATCGCCCTGGTGCCGCTTCTGCTGAGCGCGCTGCTGCACCAGGTCACCATGCGTCGACTGGGCACCAACCTGACGACGGACGCCCGCAAGGTCCTGGAGGAAAGGGCATACCAGTTCCTGCAGGGACGGGTGAACGACTTCGGCGTCGCACTGAGGCGGAACCAGGAAACCCTGAGGCTGGCTCTTGAGTTTCAAGCCCGTGAGATCGAATGGCGACTGGCCGCGGAAAAGCCCCGGTCCATCCCGGGTTTCCACCGGGAACAGGCCATCATCCTGATCCGCGACGCCGACCCGCAGGCCGCGGCCGGCGACGTCGCCCGCCTCTCCAGCCTGCCCGAAACCTACCGGCGCATCCAGCATATCCTCCCATCCCTCCTCTACCGGCAGCATACGGCACTGGAATCGGGCGTCTACAGCAGCTACCCCTGGCAGGCCAATTACCCGTTCGACCAGGACCCGCGCAAGCAGCCCTGGTACTTTCAGGCTCGTGCCCGGGAGGGTCTGTCCCGGGAGGTGGTCGCCGATGCCATGACCGGAAAGCCGCTGTTGACGATATCCCTGCCGGTACATCACCCTGACGGTTCCTTCGCCGGGGTGACCGCCATCGACGTGGCCTATGATAGCCTGTTCGCCGACTGGCGACGGCCTGAACGGTGGGCTGGCCAGGCTGAATCGTTGGTGGTGACTCTCCACCGCACGGAGGATCACCAGGCTGGAATCGAAATTCTTCTCCGGGAGAGTCTGCCGGGGACGGATGAAGACTGGAAAATCCCGCCGACTCGAGAGTTCCTCGATTCGGCGAGCCGGGAAGAACTGGCAGCCCTCCAGAGCGACGTCAGAGCCGGCCGGGCCGGGATCAGGAAAATGGACTGGCACGGCCGCGCGGCCCTGATGGCCTACAGCCCCGGAATGGCCGGCGAACCTTTTCCCCTGGTGATTGTCCCGGTCGAGTTGCTCCTGGCTCCTGTAGAACAGGCCGAAGCCTATTTCGGCGAACAGATCCGTAAGGGGCTGGCGCTTTACGCCTATCTCCTGCTGGCGGTGGTCGTCTGGGTGGTCGTGACCGCCTTTTTCCGGGCCGGATCGGTCACCCGGCCGGTGGCCAGTCTCGCCGAGGCGGCCGACCGCCTGGCGAAAGAGGATTTCAAGACCAAGGTCGATATCCGCACAGGGGACGAACTGCAGGCCCTGGGCGAGACCTTCAACCGGATGGGGGATCAGCTCAAGGAACGCCTGGAGATGAAACGTTCCCTGTCCCTGGCCCGGGAAATACAGCAGATGCTCCTTCCCCTCGGTCCGCCCCGTCTGCCGGGATTCGAAATCGCCGGGCAGACCCTCTACTGCGACGAAACCGGCGGGGATTATTTCGACTTCATCGACCTTGGCCCCGGCCGGCTGGGACTGGCAGTCGGGGACGTCACCGGGCATGGCGTCGGGGCGGCCCTGTTGATGGCCACCGCCCGCGGCGTTCTCCGGTCCCAGGCCGCCCGCAGCGGGCTGACCATGGCCCAACTCTTCGGCGACCTGAACCGGCACCTGGCCGAGAACACCGCCGACACCCTGTTCATGACCCTTTTTTACGGCATCATCGACAGTGAAAACCGTACCTTCCACTGGATTTCAGCAGGGCACGGCCCGGTTTTCCAGTTCAGCCGGCAATCCGGTCAATTTGTCGAACTTCCCAGCACCGGCATTCCCCTCGGCATCATGGCGGAGGCCGCCTTCGAAGCCGGCGGTTCAAGGGTTCTGCAGAGGGGGGATATCCTGCTGGTCGGGACTGACGGCGTCTGGGAGACGGAAGGGCCGGCCGGGGAACTGTTCGGGATTGCGCGCCTGCAGCAGGCCGTCGCCGGCGCCGCCGGAGGCACGGCGGAGGAGATCCTCGTTGCCGTCATGGCGGCGGTGGCCAATTTCCGCGGCGAGCCGTCGCCGAAGGATGACCTGACCCTGATCGTGGTCAAATGCTGA
- a CDS encoding VOC family protein: MIERIDHLNIVVSDLERTRDFFFLLGFREGIRSELDARFLEKVTGIRGARGLFVALHHPGSGVAIELLKFDTDNRPADDPGQADRIGYRHLAFAVTDIEETVRRLQEAGVEFLSPVQTWEKTGKKLVYFRGPDGILLELAEYPRQS; this comes from the coding sequence GTGATCGAACGGATTGACCATCTCAACATCGTGGTAAGCGACCTCGAAAGGACCAGGGATTTCTTCTTCCTGCTCGGCTTCAGGGAAGGAATCCGCTCGGAGCTCGACGCCCGTTTTCTGGAAAAGGTCACCGGTATCCGGGGTGCCCGGGGTCTGTTCGTCGCCCTGCACCACCCCGGCTCCGGTGTGGCCATCGAGCTGCTCAAGTTCGACACCGACAACCGTCCGGCCGACGATCCCGGCCAGGCCGACCGGATCGGCTATCGCCACCTGGCTTTTGCCGTTACCGATATCGAGGAGACCGTTCGCCGCCTGCAGGAGGCCGGAGTCGAGTTCCTCAGTCCCGTCCAGACCTGGGAGAAGACCGGCAAGAAGCTGGTCTATTTCCGCGGTCCCGACGGCATCCTGCTGGAGTTGGCCGAATACCCGCGGCAGAGCTGA